ATCGTATTTAATGGCCATAAGAAAGAGTTTCCAGTTACATTTACTAACATTCCGATTATTAAAAGCCATACTCGTTTAGGCATCGTCATCCTCCGTTTATACCAATTCCATTTCAGTGTATTCTTTTGTTATGACTTCGACAAGATACGACTAAAAATAGAAAAATTCAGTTTTTTAAGGAGAGAATGTATGCAAACAGTCATTCAATTTGCACGAAACATACTAGAAGAAATCGTTTTAACAGGGGACACGGTGATCGATGCAACGATCGGAAACGGACATGACACGCTGTTTCTATCGACACTTGTCGGCCAGCAAGGAACGGTTTGGGGCTTCGATATCCAAGAAAAAGCAATACAAGAGACATCATCGAGGTTAAAGGATTTTACTGGTGATTTGCATTTAATACACAATTCACATGAATCGATTGATTCCTACATAGAGGGTGAAGTGAAAGCTGTCATGTTTAATCTTGGCTATTTGCCTGGATCTGATCATGAAACGATTACTCGAGCTCCAAGCACGATTCAAGCATTAAAAAAGAGCATGCAATTATTGCAAAAAGGCGGAAGGATTACGATCGTATTATATGACGGACACGATGGTGGTTTGGAGGAAACAAACGAGGTCATAAAATTTTGTGAACAATTAAATCAACGAGAATTCCATGTTTTGAAGTATCAGTTCATTAACCAACAAAATCATCCTCCGTTTTTACTTGCTTTAGAAAAAAGATAAAGCTGTGACGAAACAAAAAACCATCAAATTCCTTCGTGAGAAATTTGATGGTTTTAGTTATTTTCCTATGAGGTAGATCAGTATAAAGTAGACAATCGAAGTTATATCACTTCAGACGTACCACCATGTTGATAAACGATTTTGCCATCCACAATCGTATATAAAACAGTTGCCTTCGTGAAATCTTCAAGCTCTATCGTGAATAAATCTCGATCAAAAATGGTAAAGTCTGCGACGTAACCTTCTGCAATTTTTCCGCGTTCATCTTCTTGGCTAGTTGCAAATGCACTTCCTGTTGTATAAAGTGAAATCGCCTCGAACCGTGTGAGTCCTTCCTCTGGTAAATAACCATCATGACTTTCGCCTGGTAATTTTCTCGCGATTGCTGCATACATAGCAAGCAAAGGATCTACCTCTTCAATTGGAGAATCCGATCCACCACTACAGGCAATTCCACGAGTTAAAAGTTTTTTCCATGCGTATGCCCATTCCACACGGTCTTCCCCTAATCGTTCAATCACCCACGGAAAATCAGAAGTGACAAAACTTGGTTGAATATCTAATACCACCGGTAATTGCTCGATTCGTTTTACTAATGCTTCATACAAGACATTCGCATGAATTAAGCGATCTCTTTTTCCTTTTGGAGGAGGATTTTTCTCAATAGCAGTCACTACCATTTCCATCGCTAAATCCCCAATCGCATGAACCGCAACCGCCTCATTGTGTTTTCTTGCAAGTGTTACTAATTCGTCTAATTGTTCCTGCGAATGAATGGCGACCCCTTGCGTGGATGGATCGTCGGCGTACGGTTCTGTTAGTAATGCAGTTCTGCCCCCTAGTGCTCCATCCATGAAAAGCTTCATCGCTCCACCTTCCACAAACCCTATTGGATAAATAAGTTCATCTTGCATCATTTCTTCAAACACAGCATGATGCCGGAGCAAATTAATTCGAAAGGGAAGGTGTTCCGGAACTACAGTGTTAATTGCATGGAATGGTCGTGAATAATGTCCGTAATAACTCATATCTTCTGTATGTACTCCCGTAAAACCCTTTGACACTAGATCCTCCACAGCTGCCTTCACGGAAAGGGTTAATTGATCCAACGATTTCTCTGGAATCGCTTGAAAAACTAAATTTTGTGCTCCATCCAAAAGATAACCTGTTGGTTCTCCTAATTGATCACGAACGATTACCCCATCTTCCGGATCTGGGGTGTCTTTTGTAATTCCAACTAGCTCTAATACTTTTGAATTCACAAGCATGGCGTGTCGGCAAATGCGTCGCAACACAATTGGAGACGTTGAAATTTCATCTAATTCTACTCGATGCAGTATTTTACGATCAGCAAAATTGTTTTCATTCCATCCTTCTGCTACAAACCAATCCGAGTCATTTTGTTCCGTTGCAGCTTCTGAAATAGCCTCCACCATTTCTTTCGATGAAGTGAATTTTGATAGATCCAAGTACCGAATTTTATCCCCATGCCCTATTAAGTGCAAATGACTATCCACAAATCCAGGAAATACAGTTGCTCCCTGCAAATCAAAAAAATGATCCGCAAGCTCCCTAAGGTCTTTTACGGAACCAGTTCGTAGAATTTTACCTTCTTCGATTAAAATAGACTCCACTTGTTCCATTTCTGCATTCATAGTATAAATAGTGCCATTATGCATGAGTGTTTTCATTTTTACCTCCTGAAGAAGTTAGTCATTTTGCGCTGCTAATTCAACAGCTCTAGCCACCACAACATGGACGTTAGGATCTAATGGATTTGGAATCAACTCTCCTGCGCGAGTGTAATCGCTGATAGCAGTAGCTGCCGCAACGAGCATCGGATAGGTAATTTCTTTCGCACCAGCATTAAGTGCCCCTCTGAAAATGCCAGGGAAACCGATTGCATTGTTCACCATACGGCCATCTGCGGCAAACGCAGCTCCAGCTTGAATTGCATCATCTGGTGTAATTTCTGGGTTTGGATTGGATAATGCTAAAATAATTTGTCCTGG
The Paenisporosarcina cavernae genome window above contains:
- a CDS encoding amidohydrolase, with protein sequence MKTLMHNGTIYTMNAEMEQVESILIEEGKILRTGSVKDLRELADHFFDLQGATVFPGFVDSHLHLIGHGDKIRYLDLSKFTSSKEMVEAISEAATEQNDSDWFVAEGWNENNFADRKILHRVELDEISTSPIVLRRICRHAMLVNSKVLELVGITKDTPDPEDGVIVRDQLGEPTGYLLDGAQNLVFQAIPEKSLDQLTLSVKAAVEDLVSKGFTGVHTEDMSYYGHYSRPFHAINTVVPEHLPFRINLLRHHAVFEEMMQDELIYPIGFVEGGAMKLFMDGALGGRTALLTEPYADDPSTQGVAIHSQEQLDELVTLARKHNEAVAVHAIGDLAMEMVVTAIEKNPPPKGKRDRLIHANVLYEALVKRIEQLPVVLDIQPSFVTSDFPWVIERLGEDRVEWAYAWKKLLTRGIACSGGSDSPIEEVDPLLAMYAAIARKLPGESHDGYLPEEGLTRFEAISLYTTGSAFATSQEDERGKIAEGYVADFTIFDRDLFTIELEDFTKATVLYTIVDGKIVYQHGGTSEVI
- a CDS encoding tRNA (mnm(5)s(2)U34)-methyltransferase yields the protein MQTVIQFARNILEEIVLTGDTVIDATIGNGHDTLFLSTLVGQQGTVWGFDIQEKAIQETSSRLKDFTGDLHLIHNSHESIDSYIEGEVKAVMFNLGYLPGSDHETITRAPSTIQALKKSMQLLQKGGRITIVLYDGHDGGLEETNEVIKFCEQLNQREFHVLKYQFINQQNHPPFLLALEKR